The following are from one region of the Scylla paramamosain isolate STU-SP2022 chromosome 45, ASM3559412v1, whole genome shotgun sequence genome:
- the LOC135094425 gene encoding ribosomal protein S6 kinase alpha-5-like isoform X1, translating into MKSVTVRKIAVTSRPPSWTRDLDRLRCLLEIELGCLAQKKVPAPFAPRISTELDVSNFSEEFTAMIPQDSPAIVPPDVEKMFNGYSYVAPSILFTDNVISDSSSLFKMSPDRRPSTTNLLLACSFKDSPFFQKYELNLRDNILGDGSFSVCRECVQKSSGQQHFPVEIVSRRLDCQQEINLLWACQGHSNIVNNLHEVFRDEAHTYIVMQLLGGGELAASEDQETREVHRGSPRASVVVRNLVSAVHYVHRKSISVHGDLKPDRGEKGWC; encoded by the exons atgaaatccgttacggtacgtaaaattgccgtgacgtcacggccgccatcatggaccagggaccttgatcggctccgctgtctcctcg AAATTGAATTGGGATGCCTTGCTCAAAAGAAAGTACCTGCTCCCTTTGCACCAAGAATCAGTACTGAGTTAGATGTTAGTAATTTTTCTGAAGAGTTCACTGCAATGATACCACAGGATTCTCCAGCAATCGTTCCTCCAGATGTTGAGAAAATGTTCAAT GGCTACTCCTACGTTGCTCCATCAATTCTCTTCACTGACAATGTCATCAGCGACAGCAGCAGCCTTTTCAAGATGTCACCAGACAGAAGACCTTCCACAACCAACCTATTATTGGCTTGTAGCTTTAAG gaCTCACCATTTTTCCAAAAATACGAACTGAATCTCCGAGATAATATACTCGGAGACGGCAGCTTCAGTGTCTGTCGGGAATGTGTACAAAAGTCCAGCGGGCAACAACACTTTCCTGTGGAGATAGTGTCAAGAAGACTAGACTGCCAACAAGAAATCAATTTACTCTGGGCTTGCCAAGGACATTCCAACATTGTCAACAACCTCCATGAAGTTTTCCGTGATGAG gcacacacctacattgtgatgcagctccttggaggtggagagctggctgcctcagaggatcaggaaacacgagaggttcacagaggctcgcctcgggcttcggtcgtcgtgaggaacctggtgtcagcagttcactacgtgcacaggaaaagcatcagtgttcacggagacctaaagccagacaggggtgaaaagggttggtgttga
- the LOC135094425 gene encoding ribosomal protein S6 kinase alpha-5-like isoform X2, whose translation MIPQDSPAIVPPDVEKMFNGYSYVAPSILFTDNVISDSSSLFKMSPDRRPSTTNLLLACSFKDSPFFQKYELNLRDNILGDGSFSVCRECVQKSSGQQHFPVEIVSRRLDCQQEINLLWACQGHSNIVNNLHEVFRDEAHTYIVMQLLGGGELAASEDQETREVHRGSPRASVVVRNLVSAVHYVHRKSISVHGDLKPDRGEKGWC comes from the exons ATGATACCACAGGATTCTCCAGCAATCGTTCCTCCAGATGTTGAGAAAATGTTCAAT GGCTACTCCTACGTTGCTCCATCAATTCTCTTCACTGACAATGTCATCAGCGACAGCAGCAGCCTTTTCAAGATGTCACCAGACAGAAGACCTTCCACAACCAACCTATTATTGGCTTGTAGCTTTAAG gaCTCACCATTTTTCCAAAAATACGAACTGAATCTCCGAGATAATATACTCGGAGACGGCAGCTTCAGTGTCTGTCGGGAATGTGTACAAAAGTCCAGCGGGCAACAACACTTTCCTGTGGAGATAGTGTCAAGAAGACTAGACTGCCAACAAGAAATCAATTTACTCTGGGCTTGCCAAGGACATTCCAACATTGTCAACAACCTCCATGAAGTTTTCCGTGATGAG gcacacacctacattgtgatgcagctccttggaggtggagagctggctgcctcagaggatcaggaaacacgagaggttcacagaggctcgcctcgggcttcggtcgtcgtgaggaacctggtgtcagcagttcactacgtgcacaggaaaagcatcagtgttcacggagacctaaagccagacaggggtgaaaagggttggtgttga
- the LOC135094423 gene encoding ribosomal protein S6 kinase alpha-5-like isoform X1: MKSVTVRKIAVTSRPPSWTRDLDRLRCLLEIELGCLAQKKVPAPFAPRISTELDVSNFSEEFTAMIPQDSPAIVPPDVEKMFNGYSYVAPSILFTDNVISDSSSLFKMSPDRRPSTTNLLLACSFKDSPFFQKYELNLRDNILGDGSFSVCRECVQKSSGQQHFPVEIVSRRLDCQQEINLLWACQGHSNIVNNLHEVFHDEAHTYIVMQLLGGGELAASEDQETREVHRGSPRASVVVRNLVSAVHYVHRKSISVHGDLKPDRGEKGWC; this comes from the exons atgaaatccgttacggtacgtaaaattgccgtgacgtcacggccgccatcatggaccagggaccttgatcggctccgctgtctcctcg AAATTGAATTGGGATGCCTTGCTCAAAAGAAAGTACCTGCTCCCTTTGCACCAAGAATCAGTACTGAGTTAGATGTTAGTAATTTTTCTGAAGAGTTCACTGCAATGATACCACAGGATTCTCCAGCAATCGTTCCTCCAGATGTTGAGAAAATGTTCAAT GGCTACTCCTACGTTGCTCCATCAATTCTCTTCACTGACAATGTCATCAGCGACAGCAGCAGCCTTTTCAAGATGTCACCAGACAGAAGACCTTCCACAACCAACCTATTATTGGCTTGTAGCTTTAAG gaCTCACCATTTTTCCAAAAATACGAACTGAATCTCCGAGATAATATACTCGGAGACGGCAGCTTCAGTGTCTGTCGGGAATGTGTACAAAAGTCCAGCGGGCAACAACACTTTCCTGTGGAGATAGTGTCAAGAAGACTAGACTGCCAACAAGAAATCAATTTACTCTGGGCTTGCCAAGGACATTCCAACATTGTCAACAACCTCCATGAAGTTTTCCATGATGAG gcacacacctacattgtgatgcagctccttggaggtggagagctggctgcctcagaggatcaggaaacacgagaggttcacagaggctcgcctcgggcttcggtcgtcgtgaggaacctggtgtcagcagttcactacgtgcacaggaaaagcatcagtgttcacggagacctaaagccagacaggggtgaaaagggttggtgttga
- the LOC135094423 gene encoding ribosomal protein S6 kinase alpha-5-like isoform X2, with protein sequence MIPQDSPAIVPPDVEKMFNGYSYVAPSILFTDNVISDSSSLFKMSPDRRPSTTNLLLACSFKDSPFFQKYELNLRDNILGDGSFSVCRECVQKSSGQQHFPVEIVSRRLDCQQEINLLWACQGHSNIVNNLHEVFHDEAHTYIVMQLLGGGELAASEDQETREVHRGSPRASVVVRNLVSAVHYVHRKSISVHGDLKPDRGEKGWC encoded by the exons ATGATACCACAGGATTCTCCAGCAATCGTTCCTCCAGATGTTGAGAAAATGTTCAAT GGCTACTCCTACGTTGCTCCATCAATTCTCTTCACTGACAATGTCATCAGCGACAGCAGCAGCCTTTTCAAGATGTCACCAGACAGAAGACCTTCCACAACCAACCTATTATTGGCTTGTAGCTTTAAG gaCTCACCATTTTTCCAAAAATACGAACTGAATCTCCGAGATAATATACTCGGAGACGGCAGCTTCAGTGTCTGTCGGGAATGTGTACAAAAGTCCAGCGGGCAACAACACTTTCCTGTGGAGATAGTGTCAAGAAGACTAGACTGCCAACAAGAAATCAATTTACTCTGGGCTTGCCAAGGACATTCCAACATTGTCAACAACCTCCATGAAGTTTTCCATGATGAG gcacacacctacattgtgatgcagctccttggaggtggagagctggctgcctcagaggatcaggaaacacgagaggttcacagaggctcgcctcgggcttcggtcgtcgtgaggaacctggtgtcagcagttcactacgtgcacaggaaaagcatcagtgttcacggagacctaaagccagacaggggtgaaaagggttggtgttga